The genomic interval CTGCCTGCATCCTGGCGATATAACCGTGATGATCAGATCCCCAAACATTGATAATTTTATTGAACCCGCGCTCCAGCTTGTCTTTATGATAGGCGATGTCCGGTGTCAGGTACGTATAGCTGCCATCCTGTTTGACTAACACCCGGTCTTTATCGTCGCCGAAATCAGTCGAGCGGAACCATACAGCCCCGTCCTGTTCATAAACATAACCGCCATCGCGCAATGTTTCCACAGCCGCTTGTACTTTGCCGTCCTCATACAGCGACTGTTCGGAAAACCAGTTATCAAACTGCACGCCAAATTCGTTAAGGTCTTTTTTAATCTGATCGAGTGCATGATTGAGTCCGTATTCCCGGAAAAAGGAAAAACGATCAGATGCATCGGCGTCCACCCATTTGTCCCCGTGTTCTTCGGCTAGCTCCCGGCCAATCGCGGCCACATCATTCCCGCGGTATCCGTCCTCAGGCATTTCAGCGTCATGCCCGAGCGCCTGCAAGTACCGGACTTCAACGGATGTAGCCAGCTTATCAATCTGGTTGCCCGCATCGTTAATATAGTATTCCCGTTCCACGTCATAACCCGCCGCGTCCAATACATTGCAAAATACATCGCCGTACGCCGCACCACGAGCATGGCCAAGGTGCAGATCACCAGTCGGGTTGACGGATACAAATTCCACTTGCACTTTTTCGCCCTTGCCGGTATCGGTTCGGCCATAAGTCTCGCCGGCTTGTAAAATAGTCGGGATCAAATCACCGAGAAAATCATTTTTCATAAAAAAGTTGATGAATCCAGGTCCTGCCACTTCGACTTTTTCCACACTCGCTTTTGCCGTGTCGAGATTGGCTGTAATATCCTCAGCAATTAGCTTCGGCGCTTTTTTGGCGATGCGGGCTAGCTGCATGGCAATATTTGTCGCAAAATCACCGTGCGCTTTTTCTTTCGGTTTTTCGAGAATCACTTCCGGAATGTCTTCTTCGGCTGCCAAGCCTGCTTTTAGGACAGCCGCAGCAATTTCCTGTTTCAGTATATCTTCTGTCTGTGCCAACACGTTACTCATTCGGAGCCCTCCTTATTGCGTACGTTTAAGGTTAGTTGATGCGTTCGTTCCTCTTGTCCGTTCAATTTCACGGTATAATCAATCGTCAGCTGCCCGGCTTCCTGTAATGACGGTCGCTGATAGTTCATCCGTTTCGTATAAGTTTCCATATGTATATTGCCGTGCGGATGCTGATACACATTTTCCGTTGATCGGTACTGGCGGAACTGCTGATGCATAGCAACCGGCCCTTTCCGCTTAATACTCACCTTATCGTTATAAATGGTAATCATGTTGCTGACTTGTGATCCGTCATCCATTGTTTCATTAAAAGTCAGCACATCCATTTTTTCCTGTTGATAATAACGACCCATTTGCCTTACCGTATTGTACTCCATTTCGCCATTGTCAGCAATCGCTGTTCGTAGTTCAATGGCAACCTGTTTCGCATTGTCGTTCATTTCCAACCGCTCCTGCTTGATATAATTGTCTATTATAGCGATAAACCCCAGTGATTTCAATACAAAGACTAGTGTTGACAGTTCCACCCTCGGTAGTCGATGCTCGCCGCTATTCCGTCGATGCTCGACGCTATTCCGGTGATATCCACCTCTATTCCGGTGATGTCCACCGCTATTCCGTTGATGCTCACCGCTATTCCGTTGATGTGCGCCTCTATTCCGGTGATGCTCCTCCCTATTCCGTCGATGTCCGACGCTATTCCGTTGATGTGCGCCTCTATTCCGTTGATGTCCGACGCTATTCCGTTGATATCCACCGCTATTCCGGTGATATCCACCCCTATTCCGCTGATGTCCACCGCTATTCCGCCGATGTCCACCGCTATTCCGCCGATGTCCACCGCTATTCCGGTGATGTCCACCGCTATTCCGGTGATGCGCATCGCTATTCCGTTGATGTCCACCTCTATTCCGTCGATGGCCGACGCTATTCCGTTGATGTGCGCCTCTATTCCGTCGATGCATCTCTATTCCGTCGATGGCCGACGCTATTCCGGTGATGCTCCCCACTATTCCGGTGATATCCACCTCTATTCCGTCGATGTGCGACACTATTCCGCACTATTCCGTTGATATTGACCCTTATTCCGTTGATGTTCCCCGCTATTCCGTTGATATTGGCCCTCATTCCGTTGATGCTCCCCCCTTATTCCGTTGATGTTCCGCACTATTCCGTTGATATTGACCCTCATTCCGTTGATGTTCCCCGCTATTCCGTTGATATTGACCCTCATTCCGTTGATGTTTCCCGCTATTCCGTTGATATTGGCCCTTATTCCGTTGATGTTCCCCGCTATTCCGGTGATACCCACCGCTATTCCGTCGATACCCGCCGCTATTCCGTTGATGTCCGCCACTATTCCGTCGATGTCCACCGCTATTCCGCCGATGTGCACCGCTATTCCGTCGATACCTGCTGCTCAGCAACCGGACTCTTGACCCGCCTGGATGGTTCCACTTTATAAAGATGAACGAACCGGCGTTTAATTCCGTTCATTTTTTCCCATAATGGAACTAGCTAGAAATCTGTCGAAAATGGGGCATGTGATATGCGGAATTTATTGCGGCTGCGCAGAGGCAAAAAAGGAAAAAAACGGTTAGCTTATCTGCTGCCGCTTTCGATTTTAACGGTGGGGATTGCACTGATCATCGGGGTTTATGCGGTCAGTTTTTTGCTTGGTCCCCCACCGTTGGCCAATGACCAAAACACGATTTATTACGGAATCAATGGGAATGTCATCGGTGAAGAGCGCGGTGCACAAAACCGTTATTGGGTAGGTCTGGATGAGATGCCGGCAAATCTAATCAATGCAACTTTGGCAATTGAGGATAAGCGTTTTTACGAGCATAACGGGTTCGATTTGATGCGGATTGCGAGTGCGGTTGTGTCTGATATCAAAAGTTTTTCCCTGAAAGAGGGGGCGAGCACACTTACCCAGCAATATGCTCGGAATTTGTATTTATCCCATGAAAAAACGTGGCTGCGCAAACTTAAGGAAGCGTTTTACACGATAAGGCTGGAAATGCACTATTCCAAAAAGGAAATTCTCGAGGGATATTTGAACACCATTTATTACGGACATGGCGCATATGGCGCGGAGGCAGCCAGTAGGCACTTTTTTGATAAACCGGCGGATAACCTTACATTGGCAGAGGCCGCGATACTTGCCGGTATTCCAAAAGGGCCTGCCTATTATTCACCATTCAATAACCTGGAAAACGCTGAACAACGGCAGGACGTCATTCTCGATCAGATGCTTGCAAACGGTTATATAAGCAAACAGGAACGGCGTCTTGCCACACGGGAAAAGCTCACCTTTACGGATGCACAAGAACGAGAGCGTGTGCCGGTTGCCCCGTATTTTCAGGATGCGGTGCTCAAAGAAGCGGCATCCATTTTAAATCTTGATTCGGAAAAAGTGCGCTCTGGTGGGTATGAAATTTACACAACACTTGATAAACATATGCAGAAGCAGCTGAAACAACATGCATCCGACGTCATTCGGTCCGGGAGTGATATCCAGCTCGGTGCCATGGCTATGAATCCTGACACAGGCGGCGTCCGTGCACTCGTTGGTGGCCGGGACTATACGAAAAGCCAATTCAACCGGGCAATGCAGGCTAAGCGGATGCCGGGTTCTTCCTTTAAACCATTTTTATACTATGCAGCACTGAAGAACGGCTACACACCCACCACGATGCTCATGAGCAAACCAACTGCATTCAGACTGGAAAACGGCAAAGTCTATCAGCCAAGCAACTACAACGGCTATTATGCCGATAAACCTATTTCACTTGCCCAAGCGCTGGCACTGTCGGATAACGTCTATGCCGTAAAAACCAATCTGTATCTTGGTCCGCAAAAATTGGTTGAAACAGCGCGCAAATTCGGGATTGAGAGTAAGCTGCCGGCGGTTCCCTCTCTAGCGTTGGGCAGTGCTGCGGTATCAGTGGAAGAAATGGTGACCGGCTACGGCATGCTGGCTAATGGCGGCCACCGAATCGATAGCCACACGGTGATGAAGATTGTGAACAAAAACGGAAAGACGGTATTTGAGCGGGACAATACGGATGGAGAGCAAGTGCTTGATCAGCAGACGGCATTTGTGCTGACACAACTTTTGACCGGTATGTTCGATCATGCACTTGATGGCTACATGCAGGTAACCGGAGCTAGTGTTGCTAATCAGCTGAGCAGGACCTATGCCGGTAAGTCAGGAACAACCAATGCAGACAGCTGGATGATCGGCTACAGCCCGTCGCTGGCGGTTGGCGTGTGGACCGGGTATGACGACAATAGGCAAATGGTTAAAACAGCCGAAAAGACCTACGCCAAAAACATATGGGCATCCTTTATGGAAGACGCACATACAGAAACCGCTGCAAAGCAATTTCAGGAACCTCCAGGGGTCACAGGTATTGCGATTGATCCTGACAGTGGCAAGCGAGCAACCCCTTATTGCGAGGATAGCCGGGTAATGTATTTTGAAAATGGAACAGCACCAAAGGAATATTGCAAGCTCCACATGCCAGAAAATAAGCAGCAGCCAGAAGAAGATAATAAAAAAGATCAACACGATAAAAAGGGTGTGTTCAAAAGAATAGTCGACTTTTTGTTTTGACACATAACCGAGGTGGCAGGCCCGAGCTGAAACTCGCGCGGACCGGCCAGAAACTTGCGCGATAATCGAAAATCTCGCGTGGCCAGAGCCACAACTCGCGCGGCCCAGCACGAATCTCGCGCGAAAACCGAAAAACTCGCGCGGCACAAGCTGAAACCCCGCAAAGGCTATACTTTCTAACGTTACAAGCAAAAAGAGCTGACTCCCGGCAATGCCTTCAATGGAGTCAGCTCTTTCTGTGTCCTAGTAATACATGTGTTAGTCCATGTACACTTATTTTACAAATTTCCACCAAAAAGTACAAGCGGAAAAATAATTGTTCACCATTCAGTCACAAAATGTTCACTAATTCGGAAGGGCATCTTTTAATTCTGCGGAAGCATTCTCCCACATCTCACCGCCTTCAAAATTAGCAAGAAAGTCTTTCAGAAGTTTTTTGGAATGGTCATCCATATGTTGAACCATAACTTTGCCCTTCAATGATTTCTCCATATGTTTTACATGTTCCGGCATTGATTTAAATGCACGTTTGATGGAACGGTCAACAATGATTTGACTGCCGCATACACCAGCAAAGTACGGACCATGCTCTCCTTTTTCAACCGTTACCCAAACGATCCAGTACAGTTTACCGTTGGCGACAACATCTCTGTCCGATTGAAATTTGACACGGCGCTCCACTTCACTGCGCCCATGCATCGCACCCATGTCAACAAACGCACGATCGTCATTTGGATCAATGATGACCGGGGACATATTTTCCAGACTGATGGATCCGATGCCATAGCCGCCATGGCCGTCATTTGGATCATCTTTAATAATATTGAACTGATTACTTTTCTTTTGGTTGGAAGATTGCTCAGAACTCATGTCAAAACCCTCCTGCAATATAGTGCATCCCATTGTAGCATATGGCGTGTCCGTTTTCATCTGATGCCCACTGCATCAGGTAAAGGCGCGTCTGCTCGGAAGAACTACTGCAACGGGCGGATGGTCCTAATAAACCGGAACGCCTCGTCCAATTCCGACTGTGAGTAGTTTTGCTTCGGTTTGACCGTATGCACTTTTTCCACTGCTTCGTCACGGCTCAGTCCGTCAAAATAAAGAATCGTCGAGACAAGCTCGAGAAAGCGGGAACTCTTTTCCTTTAGCATGGCGATTTGCTCAGTCATTTCCGGCATGTCCATCTGGAACTGACGTAAGAAGTCCAGTCCATCCCCTGTTATCTGGTAGTGATACTGAAAATAGTTGCTCTTTTCTTCTTTCCGTTCGGTTAAAAAGCCAAGGTTGCAGAGCTCCTCCGTCCTTAATGACAGTTCCTCCGAATACGGTCCGTAAAAATGAAACTGGTATTTTTCCTCGAATGGAAAGTCGCATTTTTGCAATATATAAATCATCTTCTGCAGTTTTTTTCGTCCGGTTACTTCCTTTGCTTCGGAAAAAAATTGCATCAGCTTGGCGTGGTCAGTCAGCATGATATTTCGCTCCTTTAATAGATTCTGTTCGCTCACTTATATACAAATGTCGTGATGCTTATGTATCCGCGGCTATCAAGCAGTTCCGGCGATAATCACCTGCGCAAGTCAAGATGTAGGAGTTCTGCAATCCGTTTTTTGGCAGGTTGCTCAGCAGGCAGCTTTTGCAGCATGTCTGCCGGATAATACAGTTTATGGTCCGTACGCTTTTTCCCGGATATGGACTCAACGATATCAGAGTTGCGGGACAGCTCCATTAAGCTACCATTCGGCATCAGTAAGTGAATCGGCAGGCGTTCTTCCTCTTCACCAGGGCGGTAAAAGTCGTACGGCAGATCTGATGAGGAGTCGACTTCCAAGTAATAATCCGGGTCAATGCCCACCTCTTGGAACAATCGATGAAGCTCCATCCACTCATTCATTTGCTGGTTCGGGTTAAATTCAATGTACTTAAACAGGCGCCGGTTCACAAACCGCTCGCACAAATCACACAGAATGGGGTCATCCTCTTCCTGCCAAAGTTGGAAATAATAGGTAACCACTGCCTCGTCCAACTTCAGATAATCGCGTAGGCCGACCGATTCATTAAAAAAGGAAATGAAATGAATTGGCTTCAACTTGAATACATAATCCTGTTCATACAAATACTTGGCACGATGCAGGATTTTTGACAAAATCACTTCCGCACTCCGGGTCACCGGGTGAAAATACACTTGCCAGTACATCTGATAGCGGCTCATAATATAGTCCTCAACCGCATGCATGCCGCTCGATTTGATAACAACCTGATCCTCCAGCGGCCGCATGACACGCAAAATACGCTCCATGTCGAAGTGCCCGTAGCTGACACCGGTAAAATACGCATCGCGCTGCAAGTAATCCATCCGGTCGGCATCAATCTGGCTGGAAATAAGGCTGACAACGAGCTGGTCCTCATAGGTCTTGTCAATTACATCAGCTACTTTTTGGGAAAATCCGGGTTCAACCCGCTCCAGAATGCGGTGAACTTGCGTGTCTCCGAGGATAATCTGTTGGGTGAAATGCTCATGATCCAGTTTGAATACTTTTTCAAAGGAATGAGAGAACGGGCCGTGCCCCAAATCATGTAAGAGTGCAGCACACAGGCAAAGCAGCCGTTCGCTCGCGTCCCAGCGCGGGCTATCTTCAAAATTCGTGATAATCCGCCGAACGATTTCATAGACACCGAGCGAGTGATTAAACCGGCTATGCTCGGCACCGTGAAACGTCAAATACGTTGTCCCGAGCTGCTTGATCCGTCTTAAGCGCTGAAATTCCGGTGTAGCAATCAAATCCCAGATCACCCGGTCATTGACATGAACATAGCGGTGCACCGGATCTTTGAAAACTTTTTCCTCATGCAATTGTTCATCTTTGTACGGCATATTTTCACCTGTTTCTATTCGGCAATTTGGTTTATATTATATAATAGATTCACGAGAGTTAAAAGAGGTTGTTCAAAAGGTCCGGTAAAAATGACGCTTCGAAATTCTTCGTTGGCTTGTTTCTTCGCTGCTCATGTATCTAATAGCATACATTCCGCTGCTCGAAACTACACCGCCTCGAACTTCTCGGTCCTTTTTATCCTCCCTTTTAAACACAGACTAAAAGGATAGACTAAAGGAGTACACTATGAAAAACTGGAAAGAAGTCGTGCACCACACGACATTTCGTTACCTTGACCATACTGAAAAGAATTTTTTCCACGGGCAGGCATACACTGCGCTGACGTCGTTTGCTGTCGACGATGTGCTCGCACTTTCTGCTGCCGGTACGAATGCTAATCCGGCGCTCCGGCTCTGGGTGCATCCGGATACGGTTGTGTTAGGCATTCCGGATGCACGCCTACCGCATCTGGAGGAAGGAATCCAGCTATTGTCGAACCACGGTTATCGTGCCATTGTTCGCAATTCCGGTGGGCTGGCGGTTGCCTTGGATACAGGTGTCTTAAACATTTCCCTCGTCCTGCCCGATGTTAGAGGGTTGTCCATCCACGACTGTTACGAGGCGATGGTTAGCTTTATTCAATATATGTTGCGCGACCTCACCGATGCGATCGAAGCATATGAAATTGTCGGATCTTACTGTCCCGGCGACTATGACTTAAGCATTAACGGACGAAAATTTGCCGGCATCTCCCAACGCCGGGTAAAGGACGGGGCTGCTATTCAAATTTATTTGGATGTGGAAGGAAAAGGCCGCGAGCGTGCAGAACTGATTCGGGATTTTTATGATGTGGCAAGGAAAGAAGAAGAAACATCATTTGACTATCCGGAAATTAATCCGAGTGTGATGGCCTCGCTGTCGGAACTGCTCGGCATCAAGCTGACCGTTGACGACATGAAACAACGGGTCCTAAACGCATTGGAAGATGTGAGCGAAGAATTAGTAAGTAATGACTTTTCCGAAGACGAATTAGTACAATTTGAAAAGCGGTATGAGCAGATGGTGAAACGGAACGAGAAAACCGGGATGAATGGACAAGATTCTCGTTCAGGAAGAAAAGACTAATATTGAGCTGATCCATGTTTTGGGTTGGGCCGCGCGACTTTTTCCATTTTCGCGCGACTCTCGCCCCGGGTCGCGCGAATTCCGGCTCCAGCGCCTTTGTTCAAATATCATTTATGGATTTGTTCTAGGTGCTTCGTGCAGTTAAGATATTCAAGCTTCCAGCCGTCGTCACCTGAAGTGATACAGCTTACTGATGTGTTGGCTAGCAATGTTTGCGTATCTATTTCCGGTATGAGATAGGTTAATAGTTGTTTTAAAAAGGTGCCGTGGCTTACGATTAAAATATTTTCGCCTTCATGTTTTGCTGCCACTTCATCGAGAAATGACATGCCGCGTTCGACCATGCGTTCTCTCGTTTCCAGCCCTAAATCAAGCGATCTCCAGTCAGGTCCCCATGTTGCGGTGCGTTCTTCTTCGGTCATTCCTTCAATCCGGCCGCAGTCGCGTTCCCGAATCCTTTTATCAACATGAAGTTCCACCTTTCCGATGGCTCGTGCAACGGCCTCGGCGGTTTGTTTTGCTCTGGTTAGGTCGCTGGCATAAATGACGTCCCAATTTTCCGTGCAAAGTCGAGCGGCTGCCTGTTCGGCTTCCCTTATGCCTTGTGCATCAAGCGGCACATCGGAGTTTCCTTGTGCCCGTCCTTGTTTATTCCAAAGTGTCGTGCCGTGCCGGACAAAACCAATTGTCGTCATGTCTCTCACTCCAAATCGTTATGCTATGATCAGTATAACATATCGTTGTCGTACTGAACCCGATGCAGCATGATCAGCTGCTCATTAACGTGATAGATGCGAATTTTTTCCGACTAATCTATTTAATTATCTTCAACACTTGTTTAAATGTATCTGTTCCCGCTACTTCCATTAATTCATATAGCGCCATTTCCACGCTCGTACCTTTAATACCGGCCTGTTCCATTGCCTGGATGCCGATTTGTCTGTCGGAAGCAGTTCGTGATGACACAGCATCTTTAACGAGATGGACGTCATAATTCATCGTATGCAGCTCCATTGCCGTCTGATAGACACAAACATGTGCCTCTACCCCGGCTATGAGTGCCTGGCCGCGTCCAGTTGATTGGAGCTTGCTTATGAACGTGTCGTTTTTACATGCGCTGAACGTCATTTTGGGGATTGGTTTTAAGCCATTAAGATATTGAACTAGCTCCGGGACCGTTTCCCCCAACCCTTCCGGATATTGCTCCAACCAAATAATGGGGATGTCTAGAACTTGAAGTCCCCTAATCAGTTTTTCTAATTGACCCAGCACCCGCTCACTGTCCACCACAGTTCGAGCGAGCTTACCCTGAACATCCACAAGAACAAATACCGTATCTTCTTTTTGCAACAACCACCATCCACCCTCTCCTATATTGCTTTACGCTTTATACCTTTACATCGGTCATGCGTCAATCGCGCCCATACTAAATGTATAAAAACCGCCTCATCTCAGAATTCATACCACCATATATATTTCATTACTCATATCGATATAACAAAAGCGCACAGCTTAACTGTACGCTTTTGTCCTATCATGCCTGCGTTGCCGTAATCAATGCCAGATTGTACACATCTTCGGCGCTACAGCCGCGTGACAGGTCATTCACCGGTTTGTTCAGCCCTTGCAAGATTGGGCCAACCGCTTCGAAATTGCCAAGCCGCTGTGCGATTTTATAACCGATATTACCTGCTTCCAGGCTCGGAAAAATAAACACATTCGCATCGCCCTTCAGCACAGAGTCAGGGGCTTTTTTAGCGGCGACGTCCGGAACAAAGGCCGCGTCAAACTGGAATTCTCCGTCAATCACAAGCGATGAATTTTTCTCTCGCGCCAGATTTAGCGCCTCGACAACCTTGTCTGTTTCCTCCGATTCAGCAGATCCTTTCGTGGAAAAACTGAGCATGGCGATACGCGGATCTACATCAAACAGTTTGGCTGTATTGGCACTTTCAACGGCGATCTCCGCCAAATCCTGGCTGTCAGGGCTCATATTAATCGCGCAATCAGCGAAAACATATTTTTCATCACCCCGGACCATGATAAACACGCCGGATGTTTTCTTAACGCCTTCTTTCGTCTTGATAATCTGTAGCGCCGGACGGACAGTATCAGCAGTTGAATGAACCGCGCCGCTGACAAGCCCATCCGCTTTGCCCATATAGACCAGCATCGTGCCGAAATAATTTTCATCGCGGAGAATGTCTTTTGCCTCGTCGGCTGTCACTTTGCCTTTGCGGCGTTCGGCAAACGCGTCAACCATTTCAGTAAAACCTGCATCATCGCTCGGATCTATCCATTCGCACTGGGATACATCAACACCGGCTGCTTTCGCCTTGCTGCTGATTTCCTGCTCATTTCCCAATAATATAGGTGTAACGATTCCTTTAGCAGCAAGCTGTTCAGCCGCTGTCAAAATCCTTTCGTCCAGTCCTTCAGGGAAAACAATCCGTTTATTCCTCTCTTTCAGTCGTCCTTCTATTTCATCAAAAAGATTGCTCATGCTAAGAACCTCCTATTCATACAACGATACACTTCTATCATAAGCGAATTCCTGTCCTATGAAAACAATTTTGATAAGCATATGGTGATTAAAATGACAGGCATATCATTTTCATGCTTATCGTACCCTAAATATGATATAGTTAAAACATGTACAATTAGTCACTGTAATGATTATCGATACATCAGTGAAGCAGCCAATCCGAAAGTAACATATCGGAACTTACTAATGAAGGAGAGATTTACTATGGCAGCTGAAGCGGTTAAAACATTGGACGGGTGGTATTGCCTACATGACATGCGTACCGTGGATTGGACTTCTTGGAAAATGGCATCCAGCGAGGAACGTGATGAAGCCATTCAGGAATTCAAAAACTTGCTGACAAAATGGGAAGAAGTCGAAACAGCGGAAAAAGGCAGTCACGTTCTTTACAACGTTGTCGGCCAGAAAGCGGACTTAATGTTCATGTTTTTGCGCCCGACGATGAACGAATTAACGGACATTGAAACAGAATTCAACAAATCAAAATTTGCCGAGTTTCTGCGCCCTGCTCATTCGTATGTTTCCGTTGTTGAAATTTCACAATATGGTGGGAAAACTTCAGCAGATGATCCAAAAGTCCGGGAGCGGCTTTACCCAATATTACCAAAATGGGAGCATATGTGCTTCTACCCGATGGATAAACGGCGTGAGGGAGATGAAAACTGGTACGCGCTTGATTTTAAGGAACGGGCAAAACTACTTTACGAACATTCCAAAACCGGGCGCCAATATGCTGGTGAAATCAAGCAGATTATTACTGGTTCATTTGGTTTTGACGATTGGGAGTGGGGTGTGACCTTATTTGCACACGACGTGCTCCAGCTGAAAAAAATCGTCTATGAAATGCGTTTTGACGAAGTGAGTGCCAAATATGGCGAGTTCGGAGCGTTTTTTGTCGGTAATCATCTTGCCAAGGATGCCATTGACGCCTATTTGCAAGTATAAATATTGAAATGAAGAACCGGTACTGT from Lentibacillus cibarius carries:
- the argS gene encoding arginine--tRNA ligase, with translation MSNVLAQTEDILKQEIAAAVLKAGLAAEEDIPEVILEKPKEKAHGDFATNIAMQLARIAKKAPKLIAEDITANLDTAKASVEKVEVAGPGFINFFMKNDFLGDLIPTILQAGETYGRTDTGKGEKVQVEFVSVNPTGDLHLGHARGAAYGDVFCNVLDAAGYDVEREYYINDAGNQIDKLATSVEVRYLQALGHDAEMPEDGYRGNDVAAIGRELAEEHGDKWVDADASDRFSFFREYGLNHALDQIKKDLNEFGVQFDNWFSEQSLYEDGKVQAAVETLRDGGYVYEQDGAVWFRSTDFGDDKDRVLVKQDGSYTYLTPDIAYHKDKLERGFNKIINVWGSDHHGYIARMQAAIQALGYPADKLGVKIIQIVNLFEGGEKLRMSKRTGNAVALRDLMEEAGVDATRYFFVMRSNDTQFDFDLDLARSESNDNPVYYVQYAHARICTMLKQAEAKGLADSESFDASLLTAEKEVDLLKKLGEFPQAVADAAEKHAPHKVPQYVFDLASQLHSFYNAEKVLDPDNPERTKARIALMKAVRTTIANGLKLIGITAPEKM
- a CDS encoding DUF1934 domain-containing protein: MNDNAKQVAIELRTAIADNGEMEYNTVRQMGRYYQQEKMDVLTFNETMDDGSQVSNMITIYNDKVSIKRKGPVAMHQQFRQYRSTENVYQHPHGNIHMETYTKRMNYQRPSLQEAGQLTIDYTVKLNGQEERTHQLTLNVRNKEGSE
- a CDS encoding transglycosylase domain-containing protein, which codes for MRNLLRLRRGKKGKKRLAYLLPLSILTVGIALIIGVYAVSFLLGPPPLANDQNTIYYGINGNVIGEERGAQNRYWVGLDEMPANLINATLAIEDKRFYEHNGFDLMRIASAVVSDIKSFSLKEGASTLTQQYARNLYLSHEKTWLRKLKEAFYTIRLEMHYSKKEILEGYLNTIYYGHGAYGAEAASRHFFDKPADNLTLAEAAILAGIPKGPAYYSPFNNLENAEQRQDVILDQMLANGYISKQERRLATREKLTFTDAQERERVPVAPYFQDAVLKEAASILNLDSEKVRSGGYEIYTTLDKHMQKQLKQHASDVIRSGSDIQLGAMAMNPDTGGVRALVGGRDYTKSQFNRAMQAKRMPGSSFKPFLYYAALKNGYTPTTMLMSKPTAFRLENGKVYQPSNYNGYYADKPISLAQALALSDNVYAVKTNLYLGPQKLVETARKFGIESKLPAVPSLALGSAAVSVEEMVTGYGMLANGGHRIDSHTVMKIVNKNGKTVFERDNTDGEQVLDQQTAFVLTQLLTGMFDHALDGYMQVTGASVANQLSRTYAGKSGTTNADSWMIGYSPSLAVGVWTGYDDNRQMVKTAEKTYAKNIWASFMEDAHTETAAKQFQEPPGVTGIAIDPDSGKRATPYCEDSRVMYFENGTAPKEYCKLHMPENKQQPEEDNKKDQHDKKGVFKRIVDFLF
- a CDS encoding YwhD family protein, encoding MSSEQSSNQKKSNQFNIIKDDPNDGHGGYGIGSISLENMSPVIIDPNDDRAFVDMGAMHGRSEVERRVKFQSDRDVVANGKLYWIVWVTVEKGEHGPYFAGVCGSQIIVDRSIKRAFKSMPEHVKHMEKSLKGKVMVQHMDDHSKKLLKDFLANFEGGEMWENASAELKDALPN
- a CDS encoding YwgA family protein, producing the protein MLTDHAKLMQFFSEAKEVTGRKKLQKMIYILQKCDFPFEEKYQFHFYGPYSEELSLRTEELCNLGFLTERKEEKSNYFQYHYQITGDGLDFLRQFQMDMPEMTEQIAMLKEKSSRFLELVSTILYFDGLSRDEAVEKVHTVKPKQNYSQSELDEAFRFIRTIRPLQ
- a CDS encoding HD domain-containing protein, yielding MPYKDEQLHEEKVFKDPVHRYVHVNDRVIWDLIATPEFQRLRRIKQLGTTYLTFHGAEHSRFNHSLGVYEIVRRIITNFEDSPRWDASERLLCLCAALLHDLGHGPFSHSFEKVFKLDHEHFTQQIILGDTQVHRILERVEPGFSQKVADVIDKTYEDQLVVSLISSQIDADRMDYLQRDAYFTGVSYGHFDMERILRVMRPLEDQVVIKSSGMHAVEDYIMSRYQMYWQVYFHPVTRSAEVILSKILHRAKYLYEQDYVFKLKPIHFISFFNESVGLRDYLKLDEAVVTYYFQLWQEEDDPILCDLCERFVNRRLFKYIEFNPNQQMNEWMELHRLFQEVGIDPDYYLEVDSSSDLPYDFYRPGEEEERLPIHLLMPNGSLMELSRNSDIVESISGKKRTDHKLYYPADMLQKLPAEQPAKKRIAELLHLDLRR
- a CDS encoding biotin/lipoate A/B protein ligase family protein — its product is MKNWKEVVHHTTFRYLDHTEKNFFHGQAYTALTSFAVDDVLALSAAGTNANPALRLWVHPDTVVLGIPDARLPHLEEGIQLLSNHGYRAIVRNSGGLAVALDTGVLNISLVLPDVRGLSIHDCYEAMVSFIQYMLRDLTDAIEAYEIVGSYCPGDYDLSINGRKFAGISQRRVKDGAAIQIYLDVEGKGRERAELIRDFYDVARKEEETSFDYPEINPSVMASLSELLGIKLTVDDMKQRVLNALEDVSEELVSNDFSEDELVQFEKRYEQMVKRNEKTGMNGQDSRSGRKD
- a CDS encoding histidine phosphatase family protein, which produces MTTIGFVRHGTTLWNKQGRAQGNSDVPLDAQGIREAEQAAARLCTENWDVIYASDLTRAKQTAEAVARAIGKVELHVDKRIRERDCGRIEGMTEEERTATWGPDWRSLDLGLETRERMVERGMSFLDEVAAKHEGENILIVSHGTFLKQLLTYLIPEIDTQTLLANTSVSCITSGDDGWKLEYLNCTKHLEQIHK
- a CDS encoding hydrolase, translated to MLQKEDTVFVLVDVQGKLARTVVDSERVLGQLEKLIRGLQVLDIPIIWLEQYPEGLGETVPELVQYLNGLKPIPKMTFSACKNDTFISKLQSTGRGQALIAGVEAHVCVYQTAMELHTMNYDVHLVKDAVSSRTASDRQIGIQAMEQAGIKGTSVEMALYELMEVAGTDTFKQVLKIIK
- the pta gene encoding phosphate acetyltransferase; its protein translation is MSNLFDEIEGRLKERNKRIVFPEGLDERILTAAEQLAAKGIVTPILLGNEQEISSKAKAAGVDVSQCEWIDPSDDAGFTEMVDAFAERRKGKVTADEAKDILRDENYFGTMLVYMGKADGLVSGAVHSTADTVRPALQIIKTKEGVKKTSGVFIMVRGDEKYVFADCAINMSPDSQDLAEIAVESANTAKLFDVDPRIAMLSFSTKGSAESEETDKVVEALNLAREKNSSLVIDGEFQFDAAFVPDVAAKKAPDSVLKGDANVFIFPSLEAGNIGYKIAQRLGNFEAVGPILQGLNKPVNDLSRGCSAEDVYNLALITATQA